The nucleotide sequence CCCCAGGCTTCCCCCCAGGATAAAGACCAGAAAGCTGGGAAGCTGCAGGCCGAACGAAGCGCGGGCCTGAAGGATCAGGATCATACAGATGAAGATCCCGACAAACAGGAAGAACATGGTTCCAAGACTGCTGGCAATCGCCGTCCGGGATACGGTGTAACTCAACCCCGAATGCAGCCCCAGCATGGCGGCAAACGTCACCAGCGACAGGAAACCGAGCGCAATGTAGATGAAGTTCTCGAGTGTCAGTTGGCCCTGTCCGAGATACCAGATCATGAACAATAGCGGAATCAGGATCAATTCTTTGCTGTTATACAGAACCCCACCAAGCTTTCCGAAAATGAACTCTTTTGCACTGATATCCGTCGCGAGCAGCAGTTCCAGTGTCCCGGTGTCTCGTTCACTGGTGAGCGCTGTCACTCCTTGAGCATTGATCAGCAGCATCGAAAGGAGACTCAGCGAGACGAAAGCCGCTCCAACCGGAGAAATCATTCCCAGTACCAGCGGCGAATTCGGCGGAGCTGTCAGTACCGAATAAAGAGCCGCAGCGGCGATCACCACATAGGCCAGCTTGATGACGATCACTTTGCGTCCATACGCTTTGGTCATCATCTCTCGCCAGATGACCGGACTGTTCCAGACCGGACGGGGTGGACGAACAACGCCTCGGTCATTCTCGTCGAGCGTGGCCATATCGCCCAGGGTGCGGGACGGATTCCAGACGCGAACTCGAACGATCGTAAACAGAATAATCAGCACCGCCACCAGCAGTAGCAGACCCGATGAAATGAGCGCCACCGCCGAATACGAGAAGCGGCCGGCACTGTTCAAAGGATCCAGCACGCGCGCCATCGCACGAAACGGGTTGAGCGAACCGATGATGATGCCGACATCGGACAGACTGCCTGTCACCGTCAACACCCCTTCAACCACCCCCAGAAAAAAAACGATTCCGATGAGGGTGATCGCCAGGGTCTGAAAGGTTTTCTCGCGCCAGAAAGCCACCAGTGAACCCCAGCTTCCCGCCACAAGCCCTGAAGCGGCGGAGATGGCGACGGCACACGCAACCTGCTGCAGCGAGACCCCTCCCAGCATTTGGACGAGGGTAAAAACGGGGATCGACGCGGTCAGAAGAACTCCGGGCAAAAGCAGGCTGGAACAGAGCTTTCCCAGTACCAGTTCGCGGTCGCGCAAGTCCGTCATCAGCAGGAGCAGCATCGTCCTGCGGTCTTTCTCCTGCGCCACGTTCCCGGCCGCGAAGAGTGCTGCAAAGAAGATCATGATGGCGAGCTGCACCATTGTCAGCACCTGAAAGACCAGTTGCCCATAGCGAGCGATGTCTCCCAGATTTCGCACTTGCTGCCAGCCGAACGTTGTCTGCGCCGCGGTGTACATCAGCACGAAGAATGCGGCG is from Schlesneria sp. DSM 10557 and encodes:
- a CDS encoding ABC transporter permease subunit, with translation MLAGPLFSREALTVPRQLSHFLIRSGYVAAFFVLMYTAAQTTFGWQQVRNLGDIARYGQLVFQVLTMVQLAIMIFFAALFAAGNVAQEKDRRTMLLLLMTDLRDRELVLGKLCSSLLLPGVLLTASIPVFTLVQMLGGVSLQQVACAVAISAASGLVAGSWGSLVAFWREKTFQTLAITLIGIVFFLGVVEGVLTVTGSLSDVGIIIGSLNPFRAMARVLDPLNSAGRFSYSAVALISSGLLLLVAVLIILFTIVRVRVWNPSRTLGDMATLDENDRGVVRPPRPVWNSPVIWREMMTKAYGRKVIVIKLAYVVIAAAALYSVLTAPPNSPLVLGMISPVGAAFVSLSLLSMLLINAQGVTALTSERDTGTLELLLATDISAKEFIFGKLGGVLYNSKELILIPLLFMIWYLGQGQLTLENFIYIALGFLSLVTFAAMLGLHSGLSYTVSRTAIASSLGTMFFLFVGIFICMILILQARASFGLQLPSFLVFILGGSLGLWASLTHRNPSPALTLAAGILPFCTFYAITSFLLGQTLGVCLFVVAAYGFTTLAMLVPAISEYDSALGRTEMPKG